In Dioscorea cayenensis subsp. rotundata cultivar TDr96_F1 chromosome 11, TDr96_F1_v2_PseudoChromosome.rev07_lg8_w22 25.fasta, whole genome shotgun sequence, a single genomic region encodes these proteins:
- the LOC120271465 gene encoding 2-methoxy-6-polyprenyl-1,4-benzoquinol methylase, mitochondrial: protein MARTTMMALLRRGTPKIPRCLPSILPRFLHSHATSFGFKQVQEDEKSKLVGGVFSSVASSYDLMNDMMSAGLHRLWKDRLVSKLHPFPGMKHLDVAGGTGDVAFRVLESITSVSDRALQEGLSGIEDETKIFVCDINPNMLNVGKKRAVEKGLGEDCSLHWVEGDAEALSFADGSMDGYTIAFGIRNVTHIEKVLSEAYRVLKRGGRFLCLELSHVELPVFKQIYDYYSFSIIPAMGEFLAGDRDSYQYLVESIRRFPNQETFARMILDAGFQKVEYENLVGGVVAIHSGLKL from the exons atgGCGAGGACGACGATGATGGCGCTACTCCGAAGGGGAACTCCCAAAATCCCTAGATGTCTACCTTCCATTCTCCCTCGATTCCTCCATTCCCATGCCACCAGCTTCG GATTCAAGCAAGTCCAGGAAGATGAGAAAAGCAAATTGGTGGGTGGTGTTTTCAGTAGCGTTGCTTCAAGTTACGATCTCATGAATGACATGATGAGTGCTGGGTTGCATAGGCTGTGGAAGGATAG ATTGGTCTCAAAGTTGCATCCTTTTCCTGGAATGAAGCATCTTGATGTGGCTGGAGGAACAG GAGATGTTGCCTTTCGTGTTCTTGAGAGTATAACTAGTGTTAGTGATAGAGCCTTGCAGGAAGGTCTATCTGGTATAGAAGATGAGACAAAAATATTCGTATGTGACATCAATCCAAACATGTTGAATGTTGGCAAAAAGAGAGCTGTTGAGAAAG GGCTTGGTGAAGATTGTTCTCTTCATTGGGTAGAGGGAGATGCCGAAGCTTTAAGTTTTGCTGATGGGTCAATGGATGGGTATACTATTGCATTCGGGATAAGGAATGTAACACATATTGAGAAAGTACTTTCAGAAGCTTACAG GGTACTCAAACGAGGAGGAAGGTTTCTTTGCCTAGAGCTGAGCCATGTGGAACTTCCTGTCTTCAAACAAAT TTACGACTACTACTCATTTTCAATCATTCCAGCTATGGGAGAGTTTTTGGCTGGTGACAGAGATTCTTATCAATATCTAGTTGAGAGTATTCGCCGGTTCCCTAACCAG GAGACCTTTGCTCGAATGATCCTTGATGCAGGATTTCAGAAGGTTGAATATGAGAATCTTGTTGGAGGTGTAGTTGCTATTCATTCCGGATTAAAATTGTAG
- the LOC120271974 gene encoding nucleolin: MPPRAVKKASGVSTATKRTASRTARGGPKAQVCAEDVKEEVSIPVVEFQEEMKAGEALASVVETKENIREEEFAEEKLEALESMANGPDKNDAKDAYEGDDKGERLELDDNDPEYEETAVDYDEKEMEDDDNAQVEGVEVEEYVDGDDAVEEEVIEMAEEIEDGGEDVEGEEYEEHYEEEHEHYEDLEEHQEVVKERRKRKEFEVFVGGLDKDAKESDLMKVFSSVGEIVEIRLMMNHLTNRNKGFAFLRYATVEQAKRAVLELKNPVVNGKQCGVAPSKDSDTLFLGNICKTWTKEHLKETLRSYGIENFVDLNLSEDSNDEGMNRGFAFLEFSSRRDAIDAYRHLQKRDVMLGVDRPAKISLADSFIQPDDEVMAQVKTVFVDGIPASWDEDRVKGYLKEFGEIEKIELARNMPNAKRKDFGFVTFDTHDSAVRCADGINNQELGEGNSKVKVRARLSRPLQRGRGKPGSRGDFRSSRGPLRGSTRSSWSRPPPRRIPGGVPRQLGGRAVPAGGYGSRRTIDFRERRPVVAPPERARRLPPPVRSYERRPPPPEFPKSSSKREYSRHDELASRSRVAAAAEYGSRILTERRSSSYRDEFSSRGSSYSDIVPRSAPRAMERRPYADEVYGRKPEWPIPAYREARSRDYDPISGSKRSYSAMDDAPPRYPDVNMRHSRARIEYGVSGSSAQYEDAYAERLGRSHAGYGGSRSSLCGHESHGLHGSHQGISYGGGSVSGRDVSGMYSSGFSGSYLSRGSDQVGSGSYSSSYSGRNMSGSGYLGGSGSSSYY, from the exons ATGCCTCCTCGGGCGGTGAAGAAGGCTTCCGGTGTCTCGACGGCGACGAAGAGGACGGCGTCGAGGACGGCCAGAGGTGGGCCGAAGGCGCAGGTGTGTGCTGAAGATGTGAAGGAAGAGGTCTCGATCCCCGTTGTGGAGTTCCAGGAGGAGATGAAAGCTGGGGAAGCCTTGGCCTCTGTTGTGGAGACGAAGGAGAATATCAGGGAAGAGGAGTTTGCGGAGGAAAAGCTCGAGGCTTTGGAATCGATGGCTAATGGACCAG ATAAAAATGATGCCAAAGATGCTTATGAAGGGGATGATAAAGGTGAACGATTGGAACTGGATGATAATGACCCTGAATATGAGGAAACTGCTGTTGACTATGATGAGAAggaaatggaagatgatgacaATGCTCAAGTAGAGGGAGTTGAAGTTGAGGAGTATGTTGATGGGGATGATGCTGTTGAAGAGGAAGTGATTGAGATGGCTGAGGAGATTGAGGATGGTGGAGAGGATGTTGAGGGAGAAGAGTATGAGGAACATTATGAGGAGGAGCATGAGCACTATGAAGATTTGGAAGAACATCAAGAGGTTGTGAAGGAACGCCGAAAGCGTAAGgagtttgaagtttttgttgGTGGCTTAGACAAGGATGCAAAAGAGTCTGATTTGATGAAAGTCTTTAGTTCTGTTGGTGAGATTGTGGAAATTAGACTTATGATGAACCACCTAACTAACAGGAACAAAGGTTTTGCTTTCTTGCGTTATGCAACTGTGGAGCAAGCAAAACGTGCTGTTTTGGAACTCAAGAATCCAGTG GTAAATGGTAAACAATGTGGTGTTGCCCCTAGCAAGGACAGTGACACACTCTTCTTGGGTAATATTTGCAAAACATGGACAAAGGAACAT TTGAAGGAGACATTGAGGAGTTATGGGATTGAAAACTTTGTGGATTTAAATCTTTCGGAAGATAGTAATGATGAGGGAATGAATCGTGGATTTGCCTTCCTGGAGTTCTCTTCGCGAAGAGATGCTATAGATGCTTACAGACACTTGCAGAAGAGGGATGTCATGCTTGGAGTTGATCGGCCTGCTAAAATTTCACTTGCAGACTCATTTATTCAACCAGATGATGAAGTCATGGCTCAG GTTAAGACTGTTTTTGTTGATGGTATACCTGCTTCTTGGGACGAGGATCGAGTCAAGGGATATCTCAAAGAATTTGGTGAAATTGAAAAGATTGAACTTGCTCGCAATATGCCTAATGCTAAGAGAAAGGATTTTGGCTTTGTCACATTTGACACACATGATTCTGCTGTCAGGTGTGCTGATGGCATCAACAACCAAGAGCTTGGTGAAGGCAATAGCAAG gTTAAGGTTAGGGCCAGATTATCAAGACCCCTTCAGAGAGGTAGAGGGAAACCTGGTTCTCGGGGAGATTTTCGGTCCAGCCGAGGGCCCCTTCGAGGAAGTACTCGTTCATCTTGGTCAAGGCCGCCTCCTCGTAGAATCCCAGGAGGTGTGCCTAGACAACTTGGGGGTCGTGCGGTGCCTGCTGGTGGTTATGGATCTAGGAGGACAATTGATTTCCGTGAACGACGGCCTGTTGTAGCACCACCAGAGAGGGCAAGACGTTTGCCTCCACCAGTGCGGTCATATGAGAGGCGGCCTCCTC CTCCTGAATTTCCTAAGAGTAGTTCTAAGCGGGAGTACAGTAGGCATGATGAGCTTGCTTCTAGAAGTAgagttgctgctgctgctgagtATGGGTCAAGAATCCTCACCGAGAGAAGGTCATCATCTTACAGGGATGAGTTTTCTTCCCGTGGATCAAGCTATTCTGATATAGTGCCACGGAGTGCTCCCCGTGCTATGGAGCGGAGGCCATATGCTGATGAAGTTTATGGGCGAAAACCTGAATGGCCTATCCCAGCTTACAGAGAAGCACGCAGCCGTGATTATGATCCTATCTCTGGATCCAAGCGTTCATATTCAGCAATG GATGATGCACCCCCTCGCTATCCTGATGTAAACATGCGGCATTCAAGGGCTCGGATAGAGTATGGAGTCAGTGGAAGTAGTGCTCAATATGAAGATGCCTATGCTGAAAG GCTTGGTCGATCACATGCGGGATATGGTGGGAGCAGGAGTTCCCTTTGTGGCCATGAATCACATGGTTTACATGGCAGCCACCAAGGCATCAGTTATGGTGGAG GTTCTGTAAGTGGTAGGGATGTTAGTGGAATGTACTCATCAGGCTTCAGTGGTAGTTACCTCTCAAGGGGTTCTGAT CAAGTTGGTAGTGGCTCGTATTCTTCCTCATACTCTGGTCGTAACATGAGTGGCAGTGGGTACTTAGGTGGTAGTGGATCCAGTTCATACTACTGA